One genomic segment of Marinitoga piezophila KA3 includes these proteins:
- a CDS encoding ornithine carbamoyltransferase codes for MSAFFKTEKSRHFITTQDFTNEEIEMMLDLARDLKIKMASNIPTPYLLYKTLFLIFFDQSTRTRNSMEAGIAQLGGHANFLNPSTMQLSHGETPEDTARVLARMGHGIAVRACEFGKGNKYLRGMASVSQVPVMNLQDDVYHPFQVLADVMTMQERFGKNLRGLKVGISWAYAESHLKPLSVPQSQILLFTRLGMDVTLAYPEKFDLMPDIVKQAQENAEKYGGKLNISHKMEDAFVDAHVVIPKNWGGFFVSDDPEEIKAETAKHKDWICDEEKMKLTRPDSVYMHALPADRGKEVVDSVIDGPHSIIFDEAENRLHTAKAVMTLLMGGR; via the coding sequence ATGTCAGCATTTTTTAAGACAGAAAAAAGTAGACATTTCATTACAACACAGGATTTTACAAATGAAGAAATAGAAATGATGTTAGATCTTGCAAGGGATTTAAAAATCAAAATGGCATCCAACATACCAACACCATATTTATTATATAAAACTTTATTCTTAATATTCTTTGACCAATCTACAAGAACAAGAAACTCTATGGAAGCTGGTATTGCACAATTAGGAGGTCATGCTAATTTCTTAAACCCAAGTACAATGCAATTATCTCATGGAGAAACACCTGAAGATACTGCAAGAGTTTTAGCAAGAATGGGACACGGAATTGCTGTTAGAGCATGTGAATTCGGAAAAGGAAATAAATATTTAAGAGGAATGGCTTCTGTTTCACAGGTACCTGTTATGAATTTACAGGATGATGTTTATCATCCGTTCCAGGTATTGGCCGATGTAATGACAATGCAGGAAAGATTTGGAAAGAATTTAAGAGGCTTAAAGGTTGGTATAAGCTGGGCATATGCTGAAAGTCATTTAAAACCTTTATCAGTTCCTCAATCACAAATATTACTGTTCACCAGATTGGGTATGGACGTAACTCTTGCTTATCCAGAAAAATTCGATTTAATGCCTGATATTGTAAAACAGGCTCAGGAAAATGCAGAAAAATATGGTGGAAAATTGAATATTTCACATAAAATGGAAGATGCATTTGTTGATGCACATGTTGTTATACCAAAGAACTGGGGAGGATTCTTTGTGTCAGATGATCCAGAAGAAATTAAGGCTGAAACCGCAAAACATAAAGATTGGATTTGTGATGAAGAAAAGATGAAATTAACAAGACCGGATTCAGTTTATATGCACGCGTTACCCGCAGATAGAGGAAAAGAAGTTGTAGATTCTGTTATTGACGGACCACATTCAATAATATTTGATGAAGCAGAAAACAGATTGCATACAGCAAAGGCTGTAATGACATTATTAATGGGTGGAAGATAA
- a CDS encoding dihydroorotase — protein MFDLGILNGEIYINNEFIEGNLYVKNGKICDITTSYLESKKEINASGKFILPGFIDPHVHFELTVGKYTSVDDFKTGSISAAYGGITSYIDFLDPITTMEELEKAFETRMKLAQKSHTDFAFHATIANPTVEPHKLIKKCKELGVASIKLFTTYGQRMTKDKYISELLSLSSEEGIVVTVHAENDELIEKKEKIKMKEHSSVRSTLSETTEVVKLAEMAEYYEGQLYIVHLSSGYSLDVLKKKFSDIIGKNMVLESCPHYFYFDDSLYGKKHGYLFSMTPPLRSEKEKDLLVENFDYLQTIGTDHCPFNSKDKNKRYTNIMPMGIGGVEFSFSLMFTLFGEKVIDKFTSNVAKYYGLYPRKGNLLPGADADIVIFDPEVDWIIEKHHSAADYTVYKGLPVKGKVITTISNGKIIINNGKFIGSRKKGRFLRREEIRW, from the coding sequence ATGTTTGATCTTGGGATATTAAATGGCGAAATATATATAAATAATGAATTTATAGAAGGAAACCTTTATGTTAAAAATGGAAAGATATGTGATATTACTACATCATATTTAGAATCAAAGAAAGAAATCAATGCTTCCGGGAAGTTTATACTTCCCGGTTTTATAGATCCACATGTTCATTTTGAACTAACCGTTGGAAAATATACATCTGTCGATGATTTTAAAACAGGCTCAATCTCTGCAGCATATGGTGGAATTACTTCATATATCGATTTTCTCGATCCAATAACTACAATGGAAGAACTGGAAAAAGCTTTTGAAACTCGTATGAAATTAGCCCAAAAAAGTCATACTGACTTTGCATTTCATGCCACTATAGCAAATCCAACTGTAGAACCTCATAAATTAATCAAAAAATGTAAAGAATTAGGCGTAGCAAGTATTAAATTATTTACCACGTATGGACAGCGAATGACAAAGGATAAATATATATCAGAATTGCTTTCATTATCTTCTGAAGAAGGAATTGTCGTTACAGTGCATGCTGAAAATGATGAGCTAATAGAAAAGAAGGAAAAAATAAAAATGAAGGAACATTCCAGCGTTAGATCTACTCTTTCTGAAACTACAGAAGTTGTAAAATTAGCTGAAATGGCAGAATATTATGAAGGACAACTGTATATAGTCCATTTATCAAGTGGATATTCCCTTGATGTCTTAAAGAAAAAATTTTCTGATATCATAGGAAAAAATATGGTTCTTGAAAGCTGTCCGCATTATTTTTATTTTGATGACAGTTTATATGGAAAAAAACACGGATATTTATTCTCAATGACACCACCTTTGAGAAGCGAAAAGGAAAAGGATTTGCTCGTCGAAAATTTTGATTATTTGCAAACAATAGGAACGGATCATTGCCCATTTAATTCAAAGGATAAAAATAAACGATATACAAATATTATGCCTATGGGAATAGGTGGAGTGGAATTTTCATTCTCATTAATGTTTACACTTTTTGGAGAAAAAGTTATTGATAAATTCACCTCTAATGTTGCTAAGTATTATGGATTATATCCACGTAAAGGTAACCTTTTACCGGGCGCTGATGCAGATATTGTAATCTTCGATCCAGAAGTTGACTGGATAATAGAAAAACATCATTCTGCAGCAGATTACACAGTTTATAAAGGTCTCCCTGTTAAAGGCAAAGTTATAACAACAATATCAAATGGTAAAATAATAATTAACAATGGAAAATTTATCGGTTCAAGGAAAAAGGGAAGATTCCTGAGAAGGGAAGAGATAAGATGGTAA
- a CDS encoding thioredoxin family protein has protein sequence MKKISLFILLIISGVIMYGSILPDKFIVHDFNVALKIGEITGKKVIIMFSSGSCYYCNKFKKETLYDEEVQKWLRTEYIFAEIYADKKKIANYKGKTLNYRDLFGAFGVRGTPTFFFFDSKGEAKAQLPGYVDPTTFISILKYFKYSSNHNIDYSTFVKKNIKVSIEKRVLNLTDEEIKYLLENDPNTVEYQKDDSLDDFVNVIVKEKSKEIESKFYVVIYSK, from the coding sequence ATGAAAAAAATAAGTCTTTTTATTTTATTAATAATATCAGGTGTAATTATGTATGGTTCAATCCTTCCAGATAAATTTATTGTTCATGATTTTAATGTGGCATTGAAAATTGGTGAAATAACAGGGAAAAAGGTTATAATTATGTTTTCTTCAGGAAGTTGTTATTATTGTAATAAGTTTAAAAAAGAAACTTTATATGATGAAGAGGTACAAAAGTGGTTAAGAACTGAATATATCTTTGCAGAGATATATGCTGATAAGAAAAAGATTGCCAATTATAAAGGGAAAACATTAAATTACAGGGATTTATTTGGAGCGTTTGGAGTAAGAGGGACACCAACATTTTTCTTCTTTGATAGCAAAGGAGAAGCAAAGGCTCAATTGCCAGGATATGTAGATCCTACAACTTTTATTTCTATCTTAAAATACTTTAAATACTCTTCAAATCACAATATAGATTATAGTACATTTGTAAAAAAGAATATAAAGGTTTCAATAGAAAAAAGAGTTTTGAACTTAACAGATGAAGAGATAAAATATTTGCTTGAAAATGATCCAAATACAGTGGAATACCAAAAAGATGATTCTTTAGATGATTTTGTAAATGTTATTGTTAAAGAAAAATCAAAGGAAATAGAAAGTAAATTTTATGTAGTAATTTATAGTAAGTAG
- a CDS encoding cytochrome c biogenesis CcdA family protein, whose protein sequence is MENLAVAVQPTIGYFGAFLGGIISFFSPCILPLVPLFFGILMPDLKDFKLTLKRGLAFFLGLSIFFSMLGVLAGSLGTFISKYQDVFNLVAGIFIIIMGIYYLLDKEIFKGFKLDLSKYKGTTFLGAFIMGILISFIWIPCSGPVLAAVLTFASTTTNIFKGGFMLFLYSLGISIPFLFFSGVVSKLLSRITFGTPKWQKILKVSGSLLLVLMGILVILGKFNNLQGV, encoded by the coding sequence ATGGAGAATTTAGCTGTTGCTGTTCAACCAACAATAGGATATTTTGGTGCCTTTTTAGGTGGGATAATCTCATTTTTTAGTCCCTGTATATTGCCGTTAGTTCCATTATTTTTTGGAATTCTAATGCCAGATTTGAAGGATTTTAAACTTACCTTGAAACGTGGATTAGCTTTTTTTCTTGGTTTATCGATATTCTTCTCGATGCTGGGTGTTTTAGCAGGAAGTTTGGGAACTTTTATCTCAAAATATCAAGACGTCTTTAATCTGGTTGCAGGAATATTTATTATAATAATGGGTATTTATTATCTCCTTGATAAAGAGATCTTCAAAGGATTTAAGCTGGATTTATCAAAATATAAGGGAACAACTTTTTTAGGTGCTTTTATAATGGGAATTTTAATTTCATTTATATGGATTCCATGTTCAGGACCTGTTCTCGCAGCAGTATTGACCTTTGCATCTACAACAACAAACATATTTAAAGGTGGATTTATGCTTTTCTTATATTCATTGGGGATTTCTATTCCATTTTTATTTTTCAGCGGTGTAGTAAGTAAATTATTATCCAGAATTACATTTGGGACACCAAAATGGCAAAAGATTTTAAAGGTTTCAGGGAGTTTATTATTGGTTTTAATGGGGATTCTGGTAATACTTGGAAAGTTCAATAATTTACAGGGAGTGTGA
- a CDS encoding YgeY family selenium metabolism-linked hydrolase, producing MGGIGLTTLELAEKYREDIVKFMSKLIKARSYSGDEKEVIQVIKEEMEKVGFDEVKIDGLGNILGRIGSGKTVIAMDAHIDTVEVGNPDLWDKDPFSGDWDEEWVYGRGASDQKAGMCSMVYGMKILKDLNLLDDFTVYVTGTVMEEDCDGLCWRYIVEEDKLKPDFVVITEPTSLNVYRGHRGRIEFRVKTVGLSAHASAPERGDNAIYKMAKIINEIEKLNENLHYDPFLGKGTIVVSQIFFKSPSHNAVPDECVIHIDRRLTAGETKESAFEEIREIFKKTGIDAEIVELTYSKPAYTGVEYPVEKYFPTWVVEEDSTVVQAAKETFEKTFNDEPFIDKWTFSTNGIATAGVYGIPTVGFGPGDEKYAHAPNEKVKIEHLVKAAAFYANFPKTLVEKLKK from the coding sequence ATGGGAGGGATAGGATTGACAACTTTAGAATTGGCAGAAAAATACCGAGAAGACATAGTTAAATTTATGAGCAAACTCATAAAAGCAAGAAGTTATTCTGGTGATGAAAAAGAAGTAATTCAGGTAATTAAAGAAGAGATGGAAAAGGTTGGATTTGACGAAGTAAAAATCGATGGTCTGGGAAATATTCTCGGAAGGATTGGCAGTGGAAAAACTGTTATAGCTATGGACGCACACATTGATACAGTTGAAGTAGGAAATCCTGATTTGTGGGATAAGGATCCATTTAGTGGTGATTGGGATGAAGAATGGGTTTATGGTCGTGGTGCTTCTGATCAAAAAGCCGGTATGTGTTCTATGGTATATGGTATGAAAATACTTAAGGATTTAAATTTACTTGATGATTTTACAGTATATGTAACTGGTACAGTTATGGAAGAAGACTGTGACGGATTATGTTGGAGATATATTGTAGAAGAAGACAAGTTAAAACCTGATTTTGTAGTTATTACAGAACCTACAAGTTTAAATGTCTATAGAGGCCATAGAGGAAGAATAGAATTTAGAGTAAAAACAGTGGGGCTTTCAGCACATGCAAGCGCTCCAGAAAGAGGCGATAATGCTATATATAAAATGGCAAAGATTATAAATGAAATAGAAAAATTAAATGAAAACTTGCATTATGATCCGTTTTTAGGTAAAGGCACAATAGTTGTTTCTCAAATATTCTTTAAATCACCTTCACATAACGCTGTACCTGATGAATGTGTTATTCACATTGATAGAAGATTAACGGCTGGAGAAACAAAGGAAAGCGCATTTGAAGAGATAAGGGAAATATTTAAAAAGACTGGTATAGATGCTGAAATTGTAGAATTAACCTATTCAAAACCTGCTTATACAGGAGTAGAATATCCAGTTGAAAAATATTTCCCAACATGGGTTGTTGAAGAGGATTCTACTGTAGTTCAAGCTGCAAAAGAAACGTTTGAAAAAACATTTAATGATGAACCATTTATTGATAAATGGACATTTAGTACTAATGGAATTGCAACAGCTGGTGTTTATGGAATACCTACAGTTGGATTTGGACCTGGCGATGAAAAATATGCTCATGCTCCAAACGAAAAGGTAAAGATTGAACATCTTGTTAAAGCTGCAGCATTTTACGCTAATTTCCCAAAAACATTGGTAGAGAAACTTAAAAAGTAA